The Vidua chalybeata isolate OUT-0048 chromosome 24, bVidCha1 merged haplotype, whole genome shotgun sequence genome includes a window with the following:
- the LEMD2 gene encoding LEM domain-containing protein 2, producing MAELTDAELRKELLALGYRPGPITATTRKVYIKKLGCLRAEVAADRRSGRAAPPSPGRSSARPPQASPSRQRSGFTGGAARESEEEEDEEEEEEEKVGRPPAPRWGASGESGGQAWGDPRGSPPGRAGGIRVEGGPSRDGLGRLSPSEQWGTTVERGGGGLGASLAGHGGLSSPSQWYTSIERSGGLGADRAGALSSASHWETSRDAAEHGRGLSQGLDGFRGSSLRWDASERSGGLSSGLRPTLDRFRGSNSTSQWSPSAESSGGLGSRAGSGLDEVGGLSSTPYWGSSKPLPSEEKSRSHWWTSGGGTGAQSSRAALDTPGERRGLSSDSWWRRESEVTPSSQWGSSAAPGRFSSLFRRGKEDLASSVGKEAERDAGSRAGGLIRRFPWRAASDGGHGVTPRAALLRSAPRQQPEGKGKGLEYYLSQFLCLASLVLLLIFLGILVVKMAGSGWLDGREESFNLLPVDCDKRTDDFCQAKHKDVTMAVLHELYNYLSVQAGNFECGNPENLKSKCIWVSEVKDHVMNVTGCSSQKFEAALHWILNSNKDLGIWLKGRDLSEPVSSVEEVFCLESAHPQMGLGCRFRRAVVTAITNLFLFFWSLITLWGILLYLRYRWRKMEEEEQAMYEMVKKIIAVVQDHYKEWERNLERYPYVGIFHVRDSLIPPQSRKKMKRVWERAVDFLASNESRIQTESHRVAGEDMLVWRWTQPSYLSDSEH from the exons ATGGCGGAGCTGACGGACGCGGAGCTCCGCAAGGAGCTGCTGGCGCTCGGCTACCGCCCGGGGCCCATCACCGCCACCACCCGCAAGGTCTACATCAAGAAGCTGGGCTGCCTGCGGGCCGAAGTGGCGGCGGACCGGCGcagcggccgcgccgcgccgcccaGCCCGGGCCGCTCCTCCGCAAGGCCGCCGCAGGCCTCGCCCTCGCGGCAGCGCTCCGGCTTCACCGGCGGGGCCGCCCGTgagagtgaggaggaggaggacgaggaggaggaagaggaggagaaagtgGGGcggccgcccgcgccccgctGGGGGGCGTCGGGAGAGAGCGGCGGGCAGGCCTGGGGGGacccccgggggtccccgccgggccgggccggaggCATCAGGGTTGAGGGCGGCCCCTCCCGGGACGGCCTCGGGAGGCTGAGCCCTTCGGAGCAGTGGGGGACGACTGTGGAGAGAGGTGGCGGTGGGCTGGGGGCATCCCTGGCCGGGCACGGGGGGCTCAGCTCCCCCTCGCAGTGGTACACGTCCATCGAGAGGAGCGGGGGCCTCGGGGCGGACAGGGCCGGGGCGCTGAGCTCTGCGTCCCATTGGGAGACATCCAGAGATGCCGCAGAGCACGGCCGGGGGCTCAGCCAGGGGCTGGATGGGTTTCGGGGCTCCTCGCTGCGGTGGGACGCCTCGGAGAGGAGCGGGGGGCTCAGCAGTGGCCTGAGACCCACCCTGGACAGGTTCCGAGGGTCAAACTCCACATCCCAGTGGAGCCCCTCAGCAGAGAGCAGCGGGGGGCTCGGCAGCCGGGCTGGCTCGGGCTTGGATGAGGTTGGGGGGCTGAGCTCCACACCCTACTGGGGCTCCTCCAAACCCCTTCCCAGCGAGGAGAAGTCCAGGAGCCATTGGTGGACATCGGGAGGGGGAACTGGGGCGCAGAGCTCCCGGGCTGCCTTGGACACGCcgggggagaggagggggctCTCCTCCGACAGCTGGTGGAGACGGGAGAGCGAGGTGACCCCCAGCAGCCAGTGGGGCTCCTCGGCGGCCCCCGGGAGGTTCAGCAGCCTGttcaggagagggaaggaggacCTGGCTTCCAGCGTAGGGAAGGAGGCAGAGCGGGATGcgggcagcagggctggggggctgaTCCGGCGCTTCCCCTGGCGGGCAGCCAGCGATGGGGGGCACGGAGTGACCCCGCGCGCCGCCCTGCTGCGCTCAGCGCCGAGGCAGCAGCcggagggaaaggggaaaggcCTGGAGTATTACCTGTCCCAGTTCCTCTGCCTCGCCAGCTTGGTGCTGCTCCTGATTTTTCTGGGCATCCTCGTGGTGAAGATGGCTGGGTCAGGCTGGTTGGACGGGAGAGAGGAGAGCT TTAATCTCTTGCCTGTGGATTGTGACAAAAGAACGGATGAT TTCTGCCAGGCCAAGCACAAGGATGTGACCATGGCTGTGCTGCACGAGCTCTACAATTACCTGTCCGTGCAGGCAG GTAATTTTGAATGTGGAAACCCTGAGAACCtaaaaagcaaatgcatttgGGTTAGTGAGGTGAAGGATCACGTGATG AATGTAActggctgctcctcacagaagTTTGAAGCTGCCCTGCACTGGATACTGAACAGCAAcaaggatttgggaatttg GTTGAAAGGCAGGGACCTGTCGGAGCCTGTTTCCAGCGTGGAGGAAGTGTTCTGCCTGGAATCTGCTCACCCCCagatggggctgggctgccgCTTCCGCCGGGCCGTGGTCACGGCCATCACGAACCTCTTCCTGTTCTTCTGGA GTCTGATAACCCTTTGGGGCATCCTGCTCTACCTCCGGTATCGCTGGCGgaagatggaggaggaggaacaagCCATGTATGAGATGGTGAAGAAGATCATAG CTGTTGTCCAGGACCACTACAAGGAATGGGAGCGGAATTTGGAGCGTTACCCCTACGTTGGCATCTTCCACGTCCGGGACAGCCTGATCCCTCCTCAGAGCAg AAAAAAGATGAAGCGGGTGTGGGAGAGAGCCGTGGATTTCCTGGCCTCCAACGAGTCCCGGATCCAGACAGAATCCCACAGGGTGGCAGGGGAGGACATGCTGGTGTGGAGATGGACTCAGCCCTCGTACCTGTCGGACTCGGAGcactga
- the LOC128799348 gene encoding promotilin-like isoform X2, whose amino-acid sequence MVSRKVVASLLLVSLLAEQTQGFMPFFTQSDFQKMQLQEKERNKAGQKKSLSSLQQLEEEGFSEQSSVDVGAAKTLQQALPARAWLTPRQLEKYQDVLEKLLAELLQDTPDAD is encoded by the exons ATGGTTTCGAGGAAGGTGGTGGCCAGTTTGCTGCTGGTGTCCCTGCTGGCTGAGCAGACCCAAGGCTTCATGCCCTTTTTCACCCAGAGTGACTTCCAGAAAATGCAG ctgcaggaaaaggagaggaacaAGGCAGGGCAGAAGAAATCCCTGAGCtcgctgcagcagctggaggaagaagGTTTCTCTGAGCAGTCCAGTGTGGATGTCGGTGCAGCCAAGACCCTCCAG CAGGCCCTTCCTGCCAGAGCTTGGCTCACCCCGAGGCAGCTGGAAAAATACCAAGATGTCCTGGAGaaactgctggcagagctgttaCAGGACACCCCAGATG CTGACTGA
- the LOC128799348 gene encoding promotilin-like isoform X1 — MVSRKVVASLLLVSLLAEQTQGFMPFFTQSDFQKMQLQEKERNKAGQKKSLSSLQQLEEEGFSEQSSVDVGAAKTLQQALPARAWLTPRQLEKYQDVLEKLLAELLQDTPDGTVRGLISALGILPFLLLTSSSAQRYLYSPEGFLCHVCSLCGALRSQLLLCAPFWEGYFLVRCCLCPRADIDWKQQHNPSQQPCLPLPCSSSS; from the exons ATGGTTTCGAGGAAGGTGGTGGCCAGTTTGCTGCTGGTGTCCCTGCTGGCTGAGCAGACCCAAGGCTTCATGCCCTTTTTCACCCAGAGTGACTTCCAGAAAATGCAG ctgcaggaaaaggagaggaacaAGGCAGGGCAGAAGAAATCCCTGAGCtcgctgcagcagctggaggaagaagGTTTCTCTGAGCAGTCCAGTGTGGATGTCGGTGCAGCCAAGACCCTCCAG CAGGCCCTTCCTGCCAGAGCTTGGCTCACCCCGAGGCAGCTGGAAAAATACCAAGATGTCCTGGAGaaactgctggcagagctgttaCAGGACACCCCAGATGGTACTGTCAGAGGGTTGATTTCTGCCTTGGGAattctgcctttccttcttctcacCAGCTCATCAGCACAGAGATATTTATATTCCCCAGAAGGGTTTTTGTGTCATGTTTGCTCACTTTGTGGAGCCCTCAGATCCCAACTGCTCCTGTGTGCACCCTTCTGGGAAGGTTATTTCCTCGTAAGGTGCTGCCTATGCCCCAGAGCTGATATtgactggaagcagcagcacaacccTTCCCAACAGCCCTGTTTGccacttccctgctcctcctcctcctga
- the LOC128799343 gene encoding green-sensitive opsin: MNGTEGINFYVPMSNKTGVVRSPFEYPQYYLAEPWKYRLVCCYIFFLISTGFPINFLTLLVTFKHKKLRQPLNYILVNLAVADLCMACFGFTVTFYTAWNGYFVFGPIGCAVEGFFATLGGQVALWSLVVLAIERYIVICKPMGNFRFSASHAMMGIAFTWVMAISCAAPPLFGWSRYIPEGMQCSCGPDYYTHNPDFHNESYVLYMFIIHFIIPVVIIFFSYGRLVCKVREAAAQQQESATTQKAEKEVTRMVILMVLGFMLAWTPYAVVAFWIFTNKGADFTATLMAVPAFFSKSSSLYNPIIYVLMNKQFRNCMITTICCGKNPFGDEDTSSTVSQSKTEVSSVSSSQVSPA; the protein is encoded by the exons ATGAACGGGACGGAGGGGATCAATTTTTACGTGCCTATGTCCAACAAGACGGGGGTGGTGCGGAGCCCCTTCGAGTACCCGCAGTACTACCTGGCCGAGCCCTGGAAATACCGCCTCGTGTGCTGCTACATCTTCTTCCTCATCTCCACCGGCTTCCCCATCAACTTCCTCACCCTCCTGGTCACCTTCAAGCACAAGAAGCTCCGGCAGCCCCTCAACTACATCCTGGTCAACCTGGCGGTGGCTGACCTGTGCATGGCCTGCTTTGGTTTCACCGTCACCTTCTACACCGCCTGGAACGGCTACTTCGTGTTCGGCCCCATCGGCTGCGCCGTGGAGGGATTCTTCGCCACGCTGGGAG GCCAGGTCGCCCTGTGGTCCCTGGTTGTCCTGGCCATCGAGCGCTACATTGTCATCTGCAAGCCCATGGGCAACTTCCGCTTCTCCGCCAGCCACGCCATGATGGGCATCGCTTTCACCTGGGTCATGGCCATTTCCTGCGCCGCCCCGCCGCTCTTCGGCTGGTCCAG GTACATCCCGGAGGGGATGCAGTGCTCCTGCGGGCCCGACTACTACACCCACAACCCCGACTTCCACAACGAGTCCTACGTGCTCTACATGTTCATCATCCACTTCATCATCCCCGTCGTCATCATCTTCTTCTCCTACGGGCGCCTCGTTTGCAAAGTCCGGGAG gcagctgcccagcagcaggaatcgGCCACGACCCAGAAGGCGGAGAAGGAGGTGACGCGGATGGTGATCCTCATGGTGCTGGGCTTCATGCTGGCCTGGACGCCCTACGCCGTGGTGGCGTTCTGGATCTTCACCAACAAGGGCGCCGACTTCACGGCCACGCTGATGGCAGTGCCTGCCTTCTTCTCCAAGAGCTCCTCCCTCTACAACCCCATCATCTACGTGCTCATGAACAAACAG ttcCGTAACTGCATGATCACCACAATCTGCTGCGGCAAGAACCCCTTTGGGGATGAAGACACCTCCTCCACCGTATCCCAGAGCAAGACCGAGGTCTCCTCCGTCTCTTCCAGCCAAGTATCACCCGCATAG